Proteins from a single region of Novosphingobium sp. CECT 9465:
- a CDS encoding phytanoyl-CoA dioxygenase family protein — protein sequence MGLFPTPLARTVGRALLTPVWVLQLFTGYKSFLDNPLIGSRRLNGRGLHLARVRLADVLCRWRRRRLARHVRPDWIAAFERDGFVVIPDVVPPSDFPALRQAILSYEGHAREMTQGDAITRRLAVDPAMLARIPALRALLARPDIVALLHYVASFRTVPLHYIQTIVSHIGTVDADPQETLHADSFHSSLKSWLFLNPVAEDEGPFCFVRGSHRFTPARLQWERRRSLSDPRAIDRLSARGSPRVNDADLDAMGLPAAKGLAVAANTLVVADTVGFHARGASVKPGERVEIWSYARRNPFLPWLGGDLLSMPGIAERRVNWVWTLRDRFERRLGQPWKPVGLRRPADD from the coding sequence ATGGGTTTGTTTCCAACCCCTTTGGCCAGAACCGTCGGGCGGGCACTGTTGACGCCCGTCTGGGTGTTGCAGCTTTTCACCGGATACAAGAGTTTCCTCGACAATCCGCTGATCGGATCGCGTCGGTTGAACGGACGCGGGCTTCACCTCGCGCGGGTTCGGCTGGCCGATGTCTTGTGCCGATGGCGCAGGCGACGCCTGGCGCGGCACGTGCGGCCTGATTGGATCGCCGCATTCGAGCGTGATGGCTTCGTGGTGATCCCCGATGTCGTGCCGCCGTCAGACTTTCCGGCATTGCGTCAGGCGATCCTTTCATACGAAGGCCATGCGCGCGAGATGACGCAAGGGGATGCGATCACGCGCAGGCTCGCGGTGGACCCTGCCATGCTTGCGCGGATTCCCGCCTTGCGCGCCTTGCTCGCCCGCCCGGATATCGTCGCGCTGCTGCACTATGTCGCCAGCTTCAGGACGGTGCCGCTCCACTATATCCAGACCATCGTCAGCCATATCGGCACGGTCGATGCCGATCCGCAGGAGACCCTTCACGCCGACAGCTTCCATTCGTCGTTGAAATCCTGGCTGTTCCTCAATCCTGTGGCTGAAGACGAAGGCCCGTTCTGTTTTGTGCGCGGTTCGCACCGCTTCACGCCTGCGCGGCTGCAATGGGAGCGGCGCCGCAGCCTGTCCGACCCGCGCGCGATAGACCGGCTATCGGCGCGGGGTTCGCCACGCGTCAATGATGCAGACCTGGATGCGATGGGACTCCCCGCAGCGAAAGGTCTGGCCGTCGCCGCCAATACGCTCGTTGTTGCCGATACCGTCGGGTTCCATGCGCGCGGGGCGTCTGTCAAACCGGGAGAGCGCGTGGAAATCTGGTCTTATGCGCGGCGCAATCCGTTCCTGCCATGGCTGGGCGGTGACCTGTTGAGCATGCCCGGTATCGCCGAGCGTCGGGTCAACTGGGTGTGGACTTTGCGCGACCGTTTTGAGCGGCGACTGGGCCAACCGTGGAAACCGGTGGGTTTACGCCGCCCGGCAGACGACTGA
- the kdsA gene encoding 3-deoxy-8-phosphooctulonate synthase yields the protein MLLCGCKIDAASPLFAIAGPCVIEDERHTLSIAEHLAGVADRLGILLVFKSSFDKANRSSDKSFRGPGMDEGLRILEKVRRETGLPVLTDVHEPGQVKAVADVVDVLQTPAFLARQTDFIGAVAASGRPVNIKKGQFMAPGDMTQVVAKARNAAIAAGVEPDSFMLCERGVSFGYNTLVSDMRGLAIMARTGCPVVFDATHSVQQPGGLGERSGGQREFVPLLARAAVAAGVAGVFMETHPDPDNAYSDGPNALPLEDFESLLARLQAIDALVKAA from the coding sequence ATGCTCCTTTGTGGATGCAAAATCGATGCGGCCTCTCCTTTGTTCGCAATTGCAGGGCCTTGTGTAATAGAAGATGAACGGCACACGCTTTCCATTGCAGAGCATCTTGCAGGGGTAGCGGACAGACTGGGAATCCTGCTGGTTTTCAAGAGTTCATTCGACAAGGCGAACCGCAGTTCGGACAAGTCGTTTCGCGGGCCTGGCATGGATGAGGGCTTGCGAATCCTCGAAAAGGTCCGCCGGGAAACCGGATTGCCGGTGCTTACCGACGTTCACGAACCGGGGCAGGTCAAGGCCGTGGCCGATGTGGTGGACGTTTTGCAGACGCCCGCGTTCCTGGCGAGGCAAACCGATTTCATCGGTGCGGTTGCCGCTTCGGGCAGGCCCGTCAACATCAAGAAGGGCCAGTTCATGGCACCGGGAGACATGACCCAGGTCGTGGCCAAGGCGCGCAATGCCGCGATTGCGGCAGGTGTGGAACCAGATTCCTTCATGCTGTGCGAGCGGGGCGTATCGTTTGGATACAACACGCTCGTGTCCGACATGCGCGGTCTTGCGATCATGGCGCGAACCGGGTGCCCCGTGGTGTTCGACGCCACGCATTCTGTGCAGCAACCGGGCGGGCTTGGCGAACGGTCGGGCGGGCAGCGCGAATTCGTGCCCTTGCTGGCCCGTGCGGCTGTGGCGGCTGGCGTTGCAGGGGTGTTCATGGAAACGCACCCCGATCCTGATAACGCCTATTCGGACGGTCCCAACGCGCTGCCGCTGGAAGACTTCGAGTCGCTTCTGGCGCGATTGCAGGCAATTGACGCGCTGGTAAAGGCTGCCTAG
- a CDS encoding SIS domain-containing protein, which yields METEIQALEQLRGVLEESGFRHALDLAIEAMARTEGRVIVSGMGKSGHIGRKIAATLRSTGTPALFLHPGEASHGDLGLITEQDVVFAITWSGETSELNDIFHYCNRFGVTLIVATAWPDSTAAKAANICLELPLVREACPNDLAPTSSTTLQLVLGDVLAVALIEARGFTSSDFRVFHPGGKLGAQLLTVDQIMGTDSAIPKVRREATLSGATIEMSRKRYGATAVVDDGDRLVGVFTDGDLRRCIAVHDLQDRIGLHMSPNPVTVPPGTLCADALRIMNENAVSVIFVEDNSRLVGVVHMHDIVRTGIV from the coding sequence GTGGAAACGGAAATTCAGGCTCTCGAACAGCTGAGGGGCGTTCTGGAAGAATCGGGTTTTCGCCACGCGCTTGACCTCGCGATAGAAGCCATGGCCCGCACCGAAGGACGCGTTATCGTGAGCGGCATGGGCAAGAGCGGCCATATCGGTCGCAAGATTGCCGCCACATTGCGGTCCACCGGCACACCTGCACTGTTTCTTCATCCGGGCGAGGCAAGCCACGGCGACCTTGGCCTGATTACGGAACAGGACGTGGTGTTTGCCATCACCTGGTCGGGTGAGACCAGCGAACTCAATGATATCTTCCATTATTGCAATCGCTTCGGCGTCACCCTGATCGTCGCCACGGCATGGCCTGACAGCACCGCAGCAAAAGCCGCCAATATATGCCTTGAACTGCCGCTGGTGCGCGAGGCCTGTCCGAACGATCTTGCGCCGACATCGTCGACCACGCTCCAGCTGGTGCTGGGCGATGTGCTTGCAGTCGCCCTGATTGAAGCGCGCGGATTCACCTCTTCTGATTTCCGGGTGTTCCATCCCGGCGGGAAACTGGGGGCGCAATTGCTGACAGTTGACCAGATCATGGGCACTGACAGCGCCATTCCCAAAGTGCGCCGCGAAGCCACACTAAGCGGTGCAACGATCGAGATGAGCCGCAAGCGTTACGGCGCAACGGCCGTTGTCGATGATGGCGACAGGCTGGTGGGCGTGTTCACCGATGGCGATCTGCGCCGCTGCATCGCCGTCCACGATCTGCAGGATCGTATCGGGCTGCACATGTCGCCGAACCCGGTCACCGTTCCGCCGGGCACTTTATGCGCCGATGCCTTGCGCATCATGAACGAGAATGCCGTTTCAGTGATTTTCGTCGAAGACAACAGCCGCCTGGTCGGCGTTGTCCATATGCACGATATCGTCAGGACCGGGATTGTCTGA
- a CDS encoding 3-deoxy-manno-octulosonate cytidylyltransferase, which produces MSEALEAETFSPDLIVVPARFGSSRLPGKPLLSIAGHTLLERVVAIARAAAAQATNCDVVVATDDTRIANHAAELGIEVAMTSPDLDSGTVRAYAAACQRGALPARVVNLQGDAPFIPAEIVADLMRTLRKGGADVATPVFRLDWPRLDRLREHKRTAPFSGTTCVRTANGHALWFSKSILPALRDEARLRAEPLSPVWQHLGLYGYTMPALAWFASAPPGAYEVLEGLEQLRFLEHGWTIDTVEVEVPAHLLSGIDTPEDLAKAEEAITRFGDPYPA; this is translated from the coding sequence TTGTCTGAAGCTTTGGAGGCAGAGACTTTCAGCCCCGACCTGATCGTCGTTCCCGCCCGCTTCGGATCGTCGCGATTGCCGGGGAAACCCCTGCTGTCCATCGCCGGGCATACGCTGCTGGAGCGCGTTGTGGCGATTGCCCGTGCTGCCGCCGCACAGGCAACCAACTGCGATGTCGTGGTTGCTACCGATGACACGCGAATTGCCAATCACGCCGCTGAACTCGGTATCGAAGTCGCGATGACCTCGCCCGATCTCGATTCGGGTACTGTTCGCGCCTATGCTGCTGCCTGCCAGCGCGGCGCCTTGCCCGCGCGGGTGGTCAATCTTCAGGGCGATGCACCGTTCATTCCGGCGGAAATCGTGGCCGATCTGATGCGCACCTTGCGCAAAGGCGGGGCCGATGTGGCAACGCCTGTGTTCCGGCTCGACTGGCCGCGGCTCGACCGCTTGCGCGAACACAAGCGCACTGCGCCGTTCAGCGGCACGACCTGCGTTCGCACCGCCAATGGTCATGCGTTATGGTTTTCCAAATCAATCCTGCCTGCACTTCGCGATGAGGCAAGGCTGCGCGCTGAACCGCTCTCGCCGGTATGGCAGCATCTGGGGCTTTACGGATACACCATGCCCGCGCTGGCATGGTTCGCTTCGGCTCCGCCAGGTGCTTACGAAGTGCTCGAAGGCCTTGAACAACTGCGCTTTCTTGAGCATGGCTGGACGATCGACACAGTCGAAGTCGAAGTGCCCGCGCATCTGCTTTCCGGTATCGATACACCGGAAGACCTTGCCAAGGCCGAAGAAGCGATTACCCGGTTCGGCGATCCCTATCCGGCGTAA
- a CDS encoding histidine phosphatase family protein, producing MFVIVRHGNTFAAGETPRRIGARTNLPLTEAGVAQARALGLHFSALGWQFEKAFVSPLLRTCQTAEAILAAQTDPATPEHADFLREVDHGPDEDQTEDAVIARVGPEAIAAWDAHAVPPPGWSVNADQRIAAWKRLFSARPACEDPILLVTSNGAARFALLADAALQHCLASLPSLKLPTGSYGVIRRSADGTLDIAVWGQRP from the coding sequence ATGTTCGTCATAGTCCGCCACGGCAACACGTTCGCCGCCGGGGAAACCCCGCGCCGGATCGGTGCACGCACCAACCTGCCGCTGACCGAAGCAGGCGTGGCGCAGGCACGGGCGCTGGGCTTGCATTTTTCGGCGCTTGGCTGGCAGTTTGAAAAAGCGTTTGTCTCGCCGCTCTTGCGCACATGCCAGACGGCAGAGGCCATTCTCGCAGCGCAAACCGACCCTGCAACGCCGGAACATGCCGACTTTCTGCGCGAGGTCGATCACGGACCCGATGAAGACCAAACGGAAGATGCCGTCATCGCGCGCGTCGGCCCGGAAGCGATTGCCGCATGGGATGCACACGCGGTGCCACCGCCGGGCTGGTCGGTAAATGCGGACCAGCGTATCGCCGCCTGGAAGCGCCTGTTCTCCGCCCGCCCCGCCTGTGAAGACCCCATTTTGCTGGTTACCAGCAACGGCGCTGCACGGTTTGCCCTGCTGGCTGACGCGGCGTTGCAGCACTGCCTCGCCAGCCTGCCTTCGCTGAAACTGCCGACCGGGAGCTATGGCGTGATCCGCAGATCGGCCGATGGCACACTGGACATTGCGGTCTGGGGGCAGCGCCCGTGA
- a CDS encoding beta-3-deoxy-D-manno-oct-2-ulosonic acid transferase yields MLERISQARVGGAFWAEAAPPAIPASVVDRRSATALVDPWSALEGAGKLVAHGDDEWVAIARCCTVPVDVLSTGRFGAPGDDAATLDRKAVEALAAAHYTNPFTGQPATIADTIALLAEWRRLIEANRQIVAASGMAWWKRHEIRRFLWVPGRKLPIVAGASRALKIARKSGGAVAIWPSRVSPALLESAAAQGTGLIRVEDGFVRSVGLGSNLVPPSSIVVDQRGIHFDPSSPSDLEHILATTEFTPALVDRAMALRQTIVAAGISKYAAGAAAPAPPRSAGRRVVLVPAQVEDDMSVIAGGGGLRSNLELLRRVRALEPDAEIWFRPHPDVDAGHRKGAVPDEDVLVVADRIVRGGGMAPLLDVVDAVHVLTSLTGFEALMRRLEVTCHGTPFYAGWGLTRDLGTVPDRRGRALTLDQLVAGVLILYPRYLDPVSGLPCPPEVLIGRMAQARAPNRLGWIAPLRHWQGRLMARLR; encoded by the coding sequence ATGCTGGAGCGGATCAGCCAGGCCCGCGTTGGCGGCGCTTTCTGGGCTGAAGCCGCACCGCCGGCTATCCCGGCGAGCGTGGTCGATCGACGCTCAGCCACCGCCTTGGTCGATCCCTGGTCGGCGCTGGAAGGCGCTGGCAAACTCGTCGCCCATGGCGATGATGAATGGGTTGCGATTGCGCGCTGCTGCACAGTGCCGGTTGACGTGCTGTCCACAGGCCGCTTTGGCGCCCCCGGCGATGACGCGGCCACGCTTGATCGCAAAGCCGTCGAGGCGCTTGCCGCCGCGCATTACACCAACCCTTTCACCGGCCAACCAGCGACCATTGCCGATACAATTGCGCTGCTGGCTGAATGGCGTCGCCTGATCGAAGCCAATCGCCAGATCGTGGCTGCCAGCGGCATGGCCTGGTGGAAACGGCACGAAATACGCCGTTTCCTGTGGGTTCCCGGCCGCAAGCTGCCTATCGTGGCAGGCGCTTCGCGCGCGCTGAAGATCGCGCGGAAATCAGGCGGCGCGGTGGCCATCTGGCCATCGCGCGTGTCGCCAGCCCTGCTTGAATCAGCCGCGGCGCAAGGCACGGGACTGATCCGGGTAGAGGACGGTTTCGTGCGTTCGGTCGGCCTTGGCAGCAATCTTGTCCCGCCCTCTTCCATCGTGGTGGACCAGCGCGGCATTCATTTCGATCCGTCGTCGCCCAGTGATCTTGAACATATTCTGGCGACAACCGAATTTACCCCGGCGCTGGTCGACCGGGCTATGGCCTTGCGGCAGACCATCGTTGCGGCGGGCATCAGCAAGTACGCCGCAGGGGCAGCAGCGCCGGCGCCGCCGCGCTCAGCGGGCCGCCGCGTCGTGCTGGTGCCGGCGCAAGTCGAGGACGACATGTCGGTGATTGCAGGCGGCGGGGGGCTGCGCTCAAACCTCGAACTGCTGCGCCGCGTCCGCGCGCTCGAACCGGACGCCGAAATCTGGTTCCGCCCCCACCCTGATGTCGATGCCGGGCACCGCAAGGGCGCCGTGCCTGATGAAGATGTGCTGGTGGTAGCTGACCGCATCGTGCGCGGCGGCGGCATGGCGCCGCTGCTCGATGTGGTCGATGCGGTACATGTCCTGACCTCGCTAACCGGGTTCGAAGCCCTGATGCGCCGGCTGGAGGTGACCTGCCATGGTACACCGTTCTACGCCGGGTGGGGCCTTACCCGCGATCTCGGCACCGTGCCGGACCGTCGCGGGCGAGCGCTCACGCTTGACCAGCTGGTGGCCGGGGTCCTGATCCTTTATCCGCGATACCTCGATCCGGTCAGCGGGTTGCCCTGCCCGCCCGAAGTTCTGATCGGCCGCATGGCGCAGGCCCGTGCGCCCAACCGCCTCGGCTGGATCGCGCCCTTGCGCCACTGGCAGGGACGGCTCATGGCAAGGCTGCGATGA
- a CDS encoding glycosyltransferase family 1 protein produces the protein MSEVILDISRLISRVRYATPSGVDRVEMAYARGLHRLYGDALSFAAVHPTGLYGRIARANALAYLDELERRWASEHDGPPQRSIASILPWMARLLPRRPPTASKGKQRSIYVQVSPHHLTNRRKVKCILAREQARFVCMVHDLIPIEFPEYARPSGAARHHRRMETLAAHADAVIVNSAATGRSFQPWIDRSGREIAVHIALLGTEPLAASAHTPIADDRPYFVCLGTIEPRKNHLLLLNLWRHLADVLPASDVPRLVIVGKRGWENEQVLDMLDRCLALRHHVEEVNGCPDSHLAALLRGARGLLMPSFAEGFGMPVAEALSAGVPVICSDIPAHREVGGTTPHYADPLDGPRWKELVLDFANCGPVWAAQHQRLPQWHAPTWGEHMHIAAQAIEALRQEN, from the coding sequence ATGAGCGAAGTCATTCTCGACATTTCCCGCCTGATTTCGCGGGTGCGCTATGCCACCCCATCGGGCGTGGACCGGGTGGAGATGGCTTACGCGCGCGGCCTCCATCGCCTGTATGGCGATGCGCTGTCCTTCGCGGCCGTTCATCCAACAGGCCTGTACGGACGGATCGCCAGAGCCAATGCGCTGGCCTATCTCGACGAACTTGAGCGACGCTGGGCGAGCGAGCATGATGGGCCACCGCAGCGCTCGATCGCTTCGATCCTGCCATGGATGGCCCGGCTACTGCCGCGCCGCCCGCCGACGGCGTCCAAGGGGAAACAGCGTTCAATATACGTGCAGGTATCGCCTCATCACCTGACCAACAGGCGCAAGGTGAAATGCATCCTTGCACGGGAACAGGCACGGTTCGTGTGCATGGTGCATGACCTGATCCCCATCGAGTTTCCAGAGTATGCCCGGCCAAGCGGCGCGGCGCGGCATCACCGCCGGATGGAAACGCTGGCGGCCCATGCCGACGCCGTGATTGTCAATTCGGCAGCCACCGGCCGTTCGTTCCAGCCTTGGATCGACCGTAGCGGACGGGAAATAGCGGTGCACATCGCGCTGCTCGGCACGGAACCGCTGGCAGCTTCGGCCCACACCCCCATCGCGGATGATAGACCCTATTTCGTCTGCCTCGGCACGATCGAGCCTCGCAAGAATCACCTGCTCCTGCTCAACCTGTGGCGGCACCTGGCCGATGTCCTGCCCGCCAGCGACGTGCCCCGCCTTGTCATCGTCGGCAAGCGGGGATGGGAAAATGAGCAGGTCCTCGACATGCTCGACCGCTGCCTCGCGCTGCGGCATCATGTGGAGGAAGTGAACGGTTGCCCGGATAGCCACCTCGCAGCATTGCTACGCGGCGCGCGCGGGTTGCTGATGCCGTCCTTTGCCGAAGGATTCGGCATGCCGGTAGCCGAAGCGCTATCTGCCGGGGTGCCGGTGATCTGCAGCGACATTCCCGCCCATCGCGAAGTCGGCGGGACGACACCGCACTATGCCGACCCGCTCGACGGGCCGCGCTGGAAGGAACTGGTACTGGATTTCGCGAATTGCGGGCCGGTCTGGGCCGCGCAACATCAGCGGTTGCCGCAGTGGCATGCGCCCACCTGGGGCGAGCATATGCACATCGCCGCGCAGGCTATTGAAGCGTTACGGCAGGAAAACTGA
- a CDS encoding sterol desaturase family protein yields the protein MPSPKSHSQQIRLFRNERLEQLTVISPAGFAAIWGAALPCIAWVGWGTTGVVPALGLFAAGLVFWTLFEYAMHRYLFHWNARIPLFEKFVFLMHGNHHADPNDRLRNLMPPIVSIPIAGSVWALGVLLLGPAGTWMFLGWITGYVAYDFTHYACHQWPMKGRLAYMLKRHHMRHHHARHEGNYAITALFWDSVFGTGIRSLKPRD from the coding sequence ATGCCCAGCCCCAAGTCGCACTCGCAGCAGATCCGGTTGTTCCGTAACGAACGGCTTGAACAACTTACCGTGATTTCCCCCGCTGGATTCGCAGCGATATGGGGCGCGGCGCTGCCGTGCATCGCGTGGGTGGGGTGGGGCACGACCGGGGTGGTTCCCGCGCTCGGTTTGTTTGCCGCAGGCCTCGTGTTCTGGACGCTGTTCGAATATGCGATGCATCGCTATCTGTTCCACTGGAACGCGCGCATACCGCTGTTCGAAAAGTTCGTGTTCCTGATGCATGGCAATCACCATGCGGACCCGAACGATCGCCTGCGCAACCTGATGCCTCCGATTGTCAGCATCCCGATAGCCGGTTCGGTCTGGGCGCTTGGGGTCCTGCTGCTTGGTCCTGCCGGAACCTGGATGTTTCTGGGCTGGATCACGGGCTACGTGGCCTACGATTTCACGCATTATGCCTGCCACCAGTGGCCGATGAAGGGGCGGCTGGCATATATGCTCAAGCGCCATCACATGCGCCATCATCACGCCCGCCACGAAGGCAATTACGCGATTACCGCGTTGTTCTGGGATAGCGTTTTCGGCACCGGCATTCGATCATTGAAGCCGCGCGACTAA
- a CDS encoding SDR family oxidoreductase, with protein sequence MSSHVLIIGASGELGAALARHYAESGAALSLWGRNTARLQAIAQACRTAGAASIQTRSLDLTEVEAAVAALSQEDDAAPFTLAVIVSGLGDIRAEGHLFEDPALVANLGMVNFVAPAALAATLGSRMAARKGGAIVLIGSAAAFHALPFAAAYAGSKAGLARFTDALRIAMRPHGVSVTLVSPGFIDTAAARAVPGPKPLILSPAQAARKIAKAAAQGKAHLVMPWPFKLLRIIDRALPRPLRDKLLRALAPPGR encoded by the coding sequence ATGTCTTCGCATGTGCTCATCATCGGTGCGTCGGGCGAATTGGGCGCAGCGCTGGCCCGGCACTACGCCGAATCGGGTGCGGCCCTTTCGCTGTGGGGGCGCAACACGGCGCGCCTCCAAGCCATTGCCCAGGCATGCCGGACAGCCGGTGCTGCAAGTATTCAAACCCGCTCGCTCGATTTGACCGAGGTGGAAGCCGCCGTTGCCGCACTTTCGCAGGAAGACGATGCCGCGCCGTTCACGCTGGCTGTCATCGTATCGGGCCTTGGTGATATCCGGGCGGAAGGACACCTGTTCGAAGACCCGGCGCTCGTTGCAAACCTTGGCATGGTCAACTTCGTCGCACCGGCCGCGCTTGCTGCAACGCTGGGATCACGCATGGCCGCACGCAAAGGCGGTGCGATCGTGCTGATCGGATCAGCGGCCGCGTTTCACGCCCTGCCCTTCGCCGCCGCCTATGCCGGATCGAAGGCGGGCCTTGCGCGCTTTACCGATGCCCTGCGCATCGCCATGCGTCCCCACGGTGTCAGCGTGACGCTGGTTTCGCCCGGCTTTATCGATACTGCTGCGGCGCGCGCGGTGCCCGGTCCGAAACCGCTTATCCTCTCTCCTGCTCAAGCGGCCCGAAAGATCGCGAAGGCTGCGGCGCAGGGCAAGGCGCACCTTGTCATGCCCTGGCCATTCAAGCTGCTGCGCATCATCGATCGTGCCCTGCCCCGGCCGTTGCGTGACAAACTTCTGCGCGCGCTTGCGCCTCCGGGTCGGTGA